One Xiphophorus maculatus strain JP 163 A chromosome 10, X_maculatus-5.0-male, whole genome shotgun sequence genomic region harbors:
- the grn gene encoding granulins, producing the protein MTLQMGVLFLALLGLSAALICPDGGMCEDKDTCCKNTQGGYGCCPLPHAECCSDHLHCCYQGTVCDLVHQKCINKTVSLPLIKRLPSKQRSSPSQLISRIKAVMCPDQESECPDDTTCCQLYNSSWGCCPLPKAVCCEDKLHCCPGGSKCDLVHLKCVSPSLGSVPMLEKRPAERSKDRPVSVAGAVICPDGKSSCSDGYTCCGQYGCCPYQEATCCNDHLHCCPSNTTCDLKHGVCKSGGNEVPLMKRIPAVSRDVECPDKKTVCPDQTTCCQMTNGSFGCCPMPDAVCCSDHIHCCPSGTKCDLIHSTCVPVQENSPLSIKKLLTMMDQGPAQSKVLAVPCNASVACADGNTCCKSPTGKWACCPLPQAVCCKDHLHCCPSGTVCNLAASTCDHPSGVALMPLLPNTPVFPLLTENSKCDKSTSCPGKATCCKTASGGWACCPLPKAVCCDDHVHCCPHGSVCNLEAETCDDSSGVFPPLPLLTKVPALTSRVQQEKIMCDGQTSCPKDTTCCFMERTHKWGCCPLPEAVCCKDGIHCCPSGHTCDPHRSLCSSGPHRIPWSTKLGALTEPSVLTDVKCDNKSSCATGTTCCKLPSGEWGCCPLLKAVCCPDHEHCCPQGYTCNMQTKTCEKKGYNLKLTTALLSKVEQSALREAVEETNVQCDSTGVFVCPPKSTCCKISATEWSCCPFVKAECCADVKHCCPVGYSCNLKARNCIPQTQLTWDSLLGVRHKDSVHRGL; encoded by the exons ATG ACTCTTCAAATGGGGGTCTTGTTTCTAGCTCTTCTGGGCCTGAGCGCAGCACTGATCTGCCCCGATGGAGGCATGTGTGAAGATAAAGACACCTGCTGCAAGAACACTCAGGGAGGTTATGGCTGTTGTCCGCTGCCACAT GCAGAGTGTTGTTCAGATCACCTTCACTGCTGCTACCAGGGGACAGTGTGCGATCTGGTCCATcagaaatgtattaataaaacagtttcacTTCCGTTGATAAAGCGACTTCCCAGTAAGCAGAGATCATCTCCCTCTCAG CTCATCAGCAGAATAAAGGCGGTCATGTGTCCAGACCAAGAGTCGGAGTGTCCTGATGACACCACCTGCTGCCAGCTTTATAATTCTTCTTGGGGTTGCTGTCCGTTACCCAAG GCAGTTTGCTGTGAGGATAAACTCCACTGTTGCCCTGGAGGATCAAAATGCGATCTCGTCCATTTAAAGTGCGTTTCTCCATCACTTGGGTCCGTCCCGATGCTGGAAAAACGACCAGCGGAAAGATCAAAGGATAGGCCAG TTTCTGTGGCTGGTGCAGTGATTTGTCCTGATGGGAAAAGCAGCTGCTCAGATGGTTATACTTGCTGCGGACAATACGGCTGCTGCCCTTACCAAGAG GCCACATGTTGCAATGATCATCTCCATTGTTGTCCAAGCAACACGACATGTGACCTAAAGCATGGAGTCTGTAAATCGGGAGGGAACGAAGTGCCGCTGATGAAGAGGATTCCTGCTGTGTCCCGTGACG TGGAGTGTCCAGATAAGAAAACGGTCTGTCCTGATCAGACAACGTGTTGCCAGATGACCAACGGATCGTTCGGCTGCTGTCCTATGCCTGAC GCCGTCTGTTGTTCAGACCACATCCATTGCTGCCCTTCAGGGACAAAATGCGACCTGATACACAGCACCTGTGTGCCCGTCCAGGAAAACTCTCCCCTGTCCATTAAGAAGCTCCTGACCATGATGGACCAGGGGCCAGCGCAGAGCAAAG TCCTTGCTGTTCCCTGTAATGCCTCTGTGGCCTGCGCTGATGGAAACACCTGCTGTAAATCACCAACAGGAAAGTGGGCCTGTTGTCCTTTGCCTCAG GCTGTGTGCTGCAAGGACCACCTGCACTGCTGTCCCAGTGGAACCGTCTGTAATCTGGCAGCCTCCACTTGTGATCATCCCTCAGGCGTAGCGCTGATGCCGCTGCTCCCGAATACACCCGTCTTTCCTCTACTGACAGAAAACAGCAAGTGTGACAAATCCACGTCGTGTCCCGGAAAAGCTACCTGCTGCAAGACGGCGAGTGGGGGATGGGCCTGCTGTCCTCTGCCCAAG GCTGTTTGTTGTGACGATCACGTCCACTGCTGTCCTCACGGCTCTGTTTGCAACTTGGAGGCTGAAACTTGCGACGACTCCTCCGGTGTCTTTCCGCCGCTTCCCCTGCTAACCAAAGTTCCCGCTCTGACCAGTCGAGTTCAGCAGGAGAAAATCATGTGTGACGGTCAGACTAGCTGCCCGAAAGACACGACCTGCTGCTTCATGGAGAGGACCCACAAATGGGGCTGTTGCCCTCTGCCGGAG GCGGTGTGTTGTAAAGATGGAATCCACTGCTGCCCCAGTGGACACACTTGTGACCCCCATCGGTCCTTGTGCTCCAGCGGCCCTCATCGGATTCCCTGGTCCACCAAACTGGGCGCTCTGACCGAGCCAAGCGTGTTGACCGACGTTAAATGCGACAACAAAAGCAGCTGTGCCACAGGAACGACCTGCTGCAAACTGCCGAGCGGCGAGTGGGGCTGCTGCCCGTTGCTGAAG GCGGTTTGCTGCCCTGACCATGAGCACTGCTGTCCTCAGGGCTACACATGCAACATGCAAACTAAAACATGTGAGAAGAAAGGCTACAATCTGAAGCTCACCACTGCCCTTTTGAGTAAAGTGGAACAGTCTGCGCTGAGAGAGGCAGTGGAGGAAACAAACGTACAATGTGACAGCACAGGGGTGTTTGTCTGCCCGCCAAAATCCACCTGCTGTAAGATTTCAGCTACAGAGTGGAGCTGCTGTCCCTTTGTCAAG gctGAATGCTGCGCAGACGTGAAGCACTGCTGTCCTGTTGGGTACTCATGTAACCTGAAAGCCAGAAATTGCATTCCACAGACCCAGCTGACCTGGGATTCATTGCTGGGGGTCAGACATAAAGACTCGGTCCATCGTGGACTCTAA